The proteins below come from a single Oryzomicrobium terrae genomic window:
- a CDS encoding extracellular solute-binding protein produces MPHFRRTLVAATLLGSVAAPAFAVTEIPLSHQLDEARIARLQEVVDRFNNSQKDYHVVPVRRSEQDAPAVLNLAVSEDISLFSANRGGFRPIADVMKEAKERMDTSSFLADYRGPLTEGNKLMALPVAFATPVLYYNKAAFKKAGLNPDQPPKTWWEVQNAAGKLVDAGSSCAYTTSWPAWVLIENASARNGAPAATASGTFAFNGLAQVKQIALLTTWYKSKYFTYFGRRNEADAKFAAGECGMLTSGSDIYATLKSDSKVDLGVAPMPYFDDAYGAPQRTLAGGGSLWIGAGKKAAEYKGAAKFVSFITAPDMQIELAKAGGFLPLSDTAWKAARSKLLKDDLVNQEVAHATLAGRADKDAIPARISFHPQVRLIVEEELEAVWKELKTPKEALDTAVARANAVVRGLPKGKLALLLK; encoded by the coding sequence ATGCCGCACTTCCGCCGTACCCTGGTCGCCGCCACCCTGCTGGGCAGCGTTGCCGCCCCGGCCTTCGCCGTCACCGAAATCCCCCTTTCCCACCAGCTCGACGAGGCCCGCATCGCCCGCCTCCAGGAAGTGGTGGACCGCTTCAACAACAGCCAGAAGGACTACCACGTGGTCCCGGTGCGGCGCAGCGAGCAGGACGCTCCGGCGGTGCTCAACCTGGCCGTGTCCGAGGACATTTCCCTGTTCTCCGCCAACCGCGGCGGTTTCCGCCCCATCGCCGACGTGATGAAGGAAGCCAAGGAGCGCATGGATACCAGCAGCTTCCTGGCCGATTACCGGGGCCCCCTCACCGAGGGCAACAAGCTGATGGCCCTGCCCGTGGCCTTTGCCACCCCGGTGCTGTACTACAACAAGGCCGCCTTCAAGAAGGCCGGCCTCAACCCGGACCAGCCGCCCAAGACCTGGTGGGAAGTGCAGAACGCCGCCGGCAAACTGGTCGATGCCGGCTCCAGCTGTGCCTACACCACCTCCTGGCCCGCCTGGGTGCTGATCGAGAACGCCAGCGCCCGCAACGGCGCCCCGGCCGCCACCGCCTCGGGCACCTTCGCTTTCAACGGCCTGGCCCAGGTCAAGCAGATCGCCCTGCTCACCACCTGGTACAAGAGCAAGTACTTCACCTACTTCGGCCGGCGCAACGAAGCCGACGCCAAGTTCGCCGCCGGCGAATGCGGCATGCTCACTTCCGGCTCCGACATCTACGCCACCCTCAAGTCCGACAGCAAGGTGGACCTGGGCGTGGCCCCCATGCCCTACTTCGACGACGCCTACGGCGCGCCCCAGCGCACCCTGGCCGGCGGCGGCTCCCTGTGGATCGGCGCCGGCAAGAAGGCGGCCGAATACAAGGGGGCGGCCAAGTTCGTCAGCTTCATCACCGCCCCGGACATGCAGATCGAACTGGCCAAGGCCGGCGGCTTCCTGCCCCTGTCCGACACGGCCTGGAAGGCGGCGCGCAGCAAGCTGCTCAAGGACGATCTGGTCAACCAGGAAGTGGCCCACGCCACCCTGGCCGGCCGCGCCGACAAGGATGCCATTCCGGCCCGCATCTCCTTCCACCCCCAGGTGCGCCTGATCGTGGAAGAAGAGCTGGAAGCGGTGTGGAAAGAGCTGAAGACTCCCAAGGAAGCCCTGGACACCGCCGTGGCCCGGGCCAACGCGGTGGTTCGCGGCCTGCCCAAGGGCAAGCTGGCGCTGCTGCTCAAGTAA
- the murI gene encoding glutamate racemase: MERLPLENIVYFGDTARVPYGVKSVATIEQFTGQIVDFLLKHEVKMLIIACNTMAAVASHVVRARAEAAGHLPVLDVIEAGARAAAAVTRNNAVGVIGTPTTVNSNAYARHLHALNPGLRVYSQACPLFVPLVEEGWLDHPVTRLTAQEYLKPVLAEGVDTLVLGCTHYPLLKPLLADVAGPDVTLVDSAVTTAEQAAQRLQEMGLANPGDPANPASYRYFVTDVPLRFTTIGERFLGRSLGRVETVAW; this comes from the coding sequence ATGGAACGGCTGCCCCTGGAGAACATCGTCTATTTCGGCGACACCGCCCGGGTGCCCTACGGGGTCAAGTCGGTCGCCACCATCGAGCAATTCACCGGCCAGATCGTCGATTTTCTCCTCAAACACGAGGTGAAGATGCTGATCATCGCCTGCAACACCATGGCGGCAGTGGCCTCCCACGTGGTGCGGGCCCGGGCCGAGGCCGCCGGCCATCTGCCGGTGCTCGACGTGATCGAGGCCGGCGCCCGGGCAGCGGCCGCCGTCACGCGCAACAACGCAGTGGGCGTGATCGGCACCCCGACCACGGTCAACAGCAACGCCTACGCCCGCCACCTGCACGCCCTCAACCCGGGGCTGCGCGTCTATTCCCAGGCCTGCCCGCTGTTCGTCCCCCTGGTGGAGGAAGGCTGGCTCGACCACCCGGTCACCCGCCTCACCGCCCAGGAATACCTGAAGCCGGTGCTGGCCGAGGGGGTGGATACCCTGGTGCTGGGTTGCACCCACTACCCGCTGCTCAAACCCCTCCTCGCCGACGTGGCCGGCCCGGACGTGACCCTGGTGGATTCGGCGGTAACCACCGCCGAGCAGGCCGCCCAGCGGCTTCAGGAAATGGGCCTGGCCAACCCGGGCGACCCGGCCAACCCGGCCTCCTACCGCTACTTCGTCACCGACGTGCCGCTGCGCTTCACCACCATCGGCGAACGCTTCCTCGGCCGCAGCCTGGGCCGGGTCGAAACCGTCGCCTGGTAG
- a CDS encoding aldo/keto reductase yields the protein MTPSPMAYRHLGGSDLNVSAVCLGTMTFGQQNSEAEGHAQLDRARDAGINFIDTAEMYSVPARAETYGATETIVGTWLKRQDRSKIVLATKAAGPGRTLEWIRGGPKGFGKADLSAAVDASLKRLQTDYIDLYQLHWPARRQPMFGGWQYSPAREGDGVITPIEETLEALAELVAAGKIRHVGVSNEHPWGVMEFTRLAKARGLPRIVSIQNAYSLVNRTYDLTLAEVCHRENVGLLAYSPLAFGHLTGKYLADPKADGRINRFADFGQRYSKPGLQEAVAAYVALARVIGISPAQLALAWCYRRWSVASTIIGATSLAQLDENLSAWNIDLAPEVLDKLDAIHLRHPNPAP from the coding sequence ATGACCCCATCCCCCATGGCGTACCGCCACCTCGGCGGCAGCGATCTGAACGTGTCCGCGGTGTGCCTCGGCACCATGACCTTCGGCCAGCAGAACAGCGAGGCCGAGGGCCACGCCCAGCTCGACCGGGCCCGGGACGCCGGCATCAACTTCATCGATACCGCCGAGATGTACTCGGTGCCGGCCCGGGCCGAGACCTATGGCGCCACCGAGACCATCGTCGGCACCTGGCTGAAGCGCCAGGACCGCAGCAAGATCGTGCTGGCCACCAAGGCCGCCGGTCCGGGACGCACCCTGGAATGGATCCGGGGCGGCCCGAAAGGCTTCGGCAAGGCCGATCTGAGCGCCGCCGTGGATGCGTCGCTGAAGCGCCTGCAGACCGACTACATCGACCTCTACCAACTGCACTGGCCGGCCCGGCGCCAGCCCATGTTCGGCGGCTGGCAGTACAGCCCGGCCCGGGAGGGCGACGGGGTCATCACCCCCATCGAGGAAACCCTGGAAGCCCTGGCCGAACTGGTGGCGGCGGGCAAGATCCGCCACGTCGGGGTCTCCAACGAGCACCCCTGGGGCGTCATGGAATTCACCCGGCTGGCCAAGGCGCGGGGGCTGCCGCGCATCGTCTCGATCCAGAACGCCTACAGCCTGGTCAACCGCACCTACGACCTGACCCTGGCCGAGGTCTGCCACCGGGAAAACGTCGGGCTGCTGGCCTACTCGCCCCTGGCCTTCGGCCACCTCACCGGCAAATACCTGGCCGATCCCAAGGCCGACGGGCGCATCAATCGTTTTGCCGATTTCGGCCAGCGCTACAGCAAGCCCGGCCTCCAGGAGGCCGTGGCCGCGTACGTGGCCCTGGCCCGGGTGATCGGTATCAGCCCGGCACAACTGGCGCTGGCCTGGTGCTACCGGCGCTGGTCGGTGGCCAGCACCATCATCGGCGCCACCAGCCTGGCCCAGCTCGACGAGAACCTGTCGGCCTGGAACATCGACCTGGCGCCCGAGGTGCTGGACAAGCTCGATGCCATCCACCTGCGCCACCCCAATCCGGCCCCCTGA
- the rlmM gene encoding 23S rRNA (cytidine(2498)-2'-O)-methyltransferase RlmM gives MTESTDSADFSDYTPTHVFRRAGPAEGAFTPQFAQLLLYCRPGFEKECAAEISDVTAGLGVAGYCRAKPDSGYVLFVPADTADLRTLRRDLRFADLTFPRQLLFAGEIITDLPVTDRAGPLTAAASVLAPRFSDVLLETADTNEAKELSSFLRKFDTPFAKALAAAGLVGDKPAKGKLRASTGSSEGAPGTPRQEPISEGLPLKFNADAPPPLPRPEGAGLRGARLHVFFLSSSAAICAVSDAGNRSDWPLGIPRLRMPREAPSRSTLKLAEAFLAFDLEAQLRTGQTAVDLGAAPGGWTYQLVRRGIHVTAVDNGPMDKSLLGFEMVEHLREDGLKYRPRRPVDWLVCDMVESPARIARVMADWLAEGKAAAAIFNLKLPMKRRYDELETCRALIETRLEEAGLEYSLAFKQLYHDREEVTAYLRAQAPAGGIRPAPRRPQPGTAARPTRGERETKDIRESDDFGAFSVAAPAAKPGKSGKSAKPGKTGAAPRPGKPGGARSYFSDADSNAFGELGEFSSFTPGQERGPRRERPAAKPAGNPAGKSNAKAAPRGAFAPAPGKPARPGKGPGKSATAPRGNGGKGGKSATSTAGKPSRPGKAASAPRGGGKARPAPSRAAPRRKG, from the coding sequence ATGACCGAATCCACCGACTCCGCCGACTTCAGCGACTACACCCCCACCCACGTCTTCCGCCGCGCCGGACCGGCCGAGGGGGCCTTTACCCCCCAGTTTGCCCAGCTCCTGCTCTACTGCCGCCCCGGCTTCGAGAAGGAATGCGCCGCCGAAATCAGCGACGTGACGGCGGGCCTGGGGGTGGCGGGCTACTGTCGCGCCAAGCCCGATTCCGGCTACGTGCTGTTCGTGCCCGCCGACACCGCCGACCTGCGCACCCTGCGCCGCGACCTGCGCTTTGCCGACCTGACCTTTCCCCGCCAGCTGCTCTTTGCCGGCGAGATCATCACCGACCTGCCGGTGACCGACCGGGCCGGCCCGCTCACCGCCGCCGCCAGCGTGCTGGCACCCCGCTTTTCCGACGTGCTGCTGGAAACCGCCGACACCAACGAAGCCAAGGAACTGTCGTCCTTCCTGCGCAAGTTCGACACCCCCTTCGCCAAGGCCCTGGCCGCCGCCGGCCTGGTCGGCGACAAACCGGCCAAGGGCAAACTCCGCGCCAGTACTGGATCTTCAGAGGGTGCCCCTGGGACTCCGCGCCAGGAGCCAATCTCCGAAGGCCTGCCGCTGAAATTCAATGCCGACGCGCCTCCCCCGCTACCCCGCCCCGAAGGCGCCGGGCTGCGGGGGGCCCGACTGCACGTCTTCTTCCTCTCGTCGTCGGCCGCCATCTGCGCCGTCTCCGACGCCGGCAACCGCTCCGACTGGCCCCTCGGCATCCCGCGCCTGCGCATGCCCCGGGAGGCGCCGTCCCGCTCCACCCTCAAGCTGGCCGAGGCCTTCCTCGCCTTCGACCTGGAAGCGCAACTGCGCACCGGCCAGACGGCGGTGGACCTGGGCGCCGCCCCCGGCGGCTGGACCTACCAGCTGGTGCGTCGCGGCATCCACGTCACGGCGGTGGACAACGGCCCCATGGACAAGTCCCTGCTCGGTTTTGAAATGGTCGAACACCTGCGCGAGGACGGTCTCAAGTACCGGCCCAGGCGTCCGGTGGACTGGCTGGTATGCGACATGGTGGAAAGCCCGGCGCGCATCGCCCGGGTGATGGCCGACTGGCTGGCCGAGGGCAAGGCCGCCGCCGCCATCTTCAACCTCAAGCTGCCGATGAAGCGCCGCTACGATGAGCTGGAAACCTGCCGCGCCCTGATCGAGACCCGCCTTGAAGAGGCCGGCCTGGAGTATTCCCTGGCCTTCAAGCAGCTCTACCACGACCGGGAGGAGGTCACCGCCTACCTGCGCGCCCAGGCGCCGGCCGGCGGTATCCGCCCCGCGCCGCGCCGGCCCCAGCCGGGGACCGCGGCTCGGCCAACCCGTGGCGAGCGCGAAACCAAGGACATACGGGAAAGCGACGACTTCGGCGCCTTCTCGGTTGCCGCACCGGCGGCCAAACCAGGTAAATCTGGCAAGTCCGCCAAGCCGGGCAAAACCGGTGCCGCCCCCCGCCCGGGCAAGCCCGGCGGTGCCCGCAGCTATTTCAGCGACGCGGACAGCAACGCCTTCGGCGAACTGGGCGAATTCTCCTCCTTCACCCCTGGCCAGGAACGGGGGCCACGCCGCGAGCGGCCGGCCGCCAAGCCGGCGGGCAACCCCGCTGGCAAGAGCAACGCCAAGGCCGCGCCGCGCGGCGCATTCGCCCCGGCGCCGGGCAAACCGGCCCGGCCCGGCAAGGGTCCGGGCAAATCCGCCACGGCGCCCCGCGGCAACGGCGGCAAGGGTGGCAAGAGTGCTACCAGCACCGCAGGCAAGCCCAGCCGCCCGGGCAAGGCGGCGTCTGCTCCCCGTGGCGGCGGCAAAGCCCGCCCCGCACCTTCCCGCGCGGCACCGCGCCGCAAGGGGTAA
- a CDS encoding hemolysin family protein: MTDHLLVILGLIAASAFFSMAEIALAASRRLKLQQLADTPGPQGERAVRVLQLQAEPGYFFTVVQIGVNAVAILGGIVGEGAFSPVFAQALAWVLPAEQAATGGFVLSFALVTSLFILFADLVPKRLAMIAPEAVALRIVAPMGFFLTLFRPLVWLFSGLANLFFRVFDLPTARHNDITQADIVALASAGAQAGVLDKEEHALIENVFELESRTVPSSMTPRESVVFFTLQDSEASLREKIAAHPHGKYPVCDGGIDRVIGYVDGKDLLLRALNGQPLALKSEPVLKNVLIIPDTLTLSEVLKRFKAASEDFALIMNEYALVVGLITLEDVISTVMGDLVSPLAEEQIVRRDADSWLIDGITPVEDVMRALSIDDFPETENYETIAGFMMYTLRKIPRRTDAVTHAGFKFEVVDIDNYRIDQLLVTRLVPGEAGGADEGHPRGGH; encoded by the coding sequence ATGACCGACCATCTGCTCGTCATCCTCGGCCTGATCGCCGCCAGCGCCTTTTTCTCCATGGCGGAAATCGCCCTGGCGGCCTCGCGCCGGCTCAAGCTGCAACAGCTCGCCGACACGCCCGGCCCCCAGGGGGAGCGGGCGGTACGGGTGCTGCAGTTGCAGGCCGAGCCGGGCTACTTCTTCACCGTGGTGCAGATCGGCGTGAACGCGGTGGCCATCCTCGGCGGCATCGTCGGCGAGGGGGCCTTCTCCCCGGTCTTCGCCCAGGCCCTGGCCTGGGTGCTGCCGGCGGAGCAGGCGGCCACCGGCGGCTTCGTGCTCTCCTTCGCCCTGGTCACCTCCCTGTTCATCCTATTCGCCGACCTGGTGCCCAAGCGCCTGGCGATGATCGCCCCGGAGGCGGTGGCCCTGCGCATCGTCGCGCCGATGGGCTTCTTCCTCACCCTGTTCCGCCCCCTGGTCTGGCTGTTCAGCGGCCTGGCCAACCTGTTCTTCCGCGTCTTCGACCTGCCCACCGCCCGGCACAACGACATCACCCAGGCCGACATCGTCGCCCTGGCCTCCGCCGGCGCCCAGGCCGGGGTGCTGGACAAGGAGGAGCACGCCCTGATCGAGAACGTCTTCGAGCTCGAATCGCGCACCGTGCCCTCGTCCATGACGCCCCGGGAGAGCGTGGTGTTCTTCACCCTGCAGGATTCGGAAGCCAGCCTGCGCGAGAAGATCGCCGCCCACCCCCACGGCAAGTACCCGGTGTGCGACGGCGGCATCGACCGGGTGATCGGCTACGTGGACGGCAAGGATCTGCTGCTGCGCGCCCTCAACGGCCAGCCCCTGGCCTTGAAGAGCGAGCCGGTACTGAAGAACGTGCTGATCATTCCCGACACCTTGACCTTGTCCGAGGTGTTGAAGCGCTTCAAGGCGGCCAGCGAAGACTTCGCCCTGATCATGAACGAGTACGCCCTGGTGGTCGGCCTGATCACCCTGGAGGACGTGATCAGTACGGTGATGGGCGACCTGGTCAGCCCCCTGGCCGAGGAGCAGATCGTGCGCCGCGACGCCGATTCGTGGTTGATCGACGGCATCACGCCGGTGGAAGACGTGATGCGCGCCCTGTCCATCGACGATTTCCCCGAGACAGAAAATTACGAAACCATCGCCGGCTTCATGATGTACACCCTGCGCAAGATTCCCCGGCGCACCGACGCGGTCACCCACGCCGGTTTCAAGTTCGAGGTGGTGGATATCGACAACTACCGCATCGACCAGCTGCTGGTCACCCGCCTCGTGCCGGGCGAGGCCGGCGGGG
- a CDS encoding glycerophosphodiester phosphodiesterase family protein, translating to MTGDAAGNGATPAPAAGETPGAGVPPPVPSPPERSPTLAYPRLIAHRGGGAGFVGLAPENTLAGLAAAHAAGYRGVEFDVMLSADGIPFLHHDDTLERTTSGKGPIAAASAAVLDRLDAGRWRDPAYAGEALPRLAAALELCLDAGLWINLEIKPTTGRDRATAQAVAATLLARWPTLAGPPSAPNNGGTPGNRSPAADPVSTFAPPPLVVSSFSPAALAEIARLVPALPRALLVGALPRDGLAQCRALGCCGLHLDATYLDRRTLAALRTAAPDLRLAAYTVNDPARMAELFAAGIDALFTDRIDLDPLGLVPATPVGALPAGPGNVV from the coding sequence ATGACGGGGGACGCGGCCGGCAACGGCGCCACCCCGGCGCCGGCAGCGGGTGAAACGCCCGGCGCTGGCGTTCCGCCCCCCGTCCCTTCCCCCCCTGAACGCTCTCCTACCCTCGCCTATCCCCGCCTGATCGCCCACCGGGGCGGCGGCGCCGGGTTTGTCGGGCTGGCACCGGAAAACACCCTGGCCGGACTAGCCGCCGCCCACGCCGCCGGTTATCGGGGTGTCGAATTCGACGTCATGCTGTCCGCCGACGGCATCCCCTTCCTGCACCACGACGACACCCTGGAGCGCACCACCAGCGGCAAGGGCCCCATAGCCGCCGCTTCCGCCGCCGTGCTCGACCGCCTCGACGCCGGCCGCTGGCGCGACCCGGCCTACGCCGGCGAAGCCCTGCCCCGCCTCGCGGCCGCCCTGGAGTTGTGCCTGGACGCCGGTCTGTGGATCAACCTGGAGATCAAGCCCACCACGGGGCGCGACCGCGCCACCGCCCAGGCCGTCGCCGCCACCTTGCTGGCCCGCTGGCCAACCCTGGCGGGCCCGCCCTCCGCCCCAAACAACGGCGGAACGCCCGGTAACCGGTCGCCAGCCGCGGATCCCGTTTCCACCTTCGCCCCGCCGCCCCTGGTGGTTTCCTCGTTTTCGCCCGCCGCCCTGGCGGAAATAGCCCGCCTGGTTCCGGCCCTGCCCCGCGCCCTGCTGGTGGGCGCCCTGCCCCGGGACGGGCTGGCGCAATGCCGCGCCCTGGGATGCTGCGGCCTGCATCTCGACGCCACCTATCTCGACCGGCGGACCCTTGCCGCCCTGCGCACCGCCGCCCCCGACCTGCGCCTGGCGGCCTACACGGTGAACGACCCGGCACGCATGGCCGAACTGTTCGCCGCCGGCATCGACGCCCTGTTTACCGACCGGATCGACCTGGACCCATTGGGCCTTGTGCCAGCGACGCCTGTCGGCGCGCTGCCGGCCGGGCCGGGGAATGTGGTTTAA